The genomic interval gcgaGAATCTTAAAAAGTAGGACAGTAAAAGGAAGGAAAGCaagattaggtccaaagaaggagacacaaatgtcacatttctgGTAGAAACAAAGAAattctacataaagaggaacaatgttctggacaacagccttgtaactatttaacatttatttaaatatctcacgtacccactgcagtcctccagaggacccctaggggtacacgtacccccatttgagaaacactgcaacaGAGCACGCATTTCACCTCCTGAAGAGGAGACTGAACCCCCCAAAACAAAGAAGAACTGAAAGAAGCTGCGGTAAAAGCCTGGAATAGCATCACAGATGAAGAACGCAACAGTTTGGAGATGTCGATGGGTCGCAGGCTGGAGGCAGTTATTGCAAGCAAGGGTTATGCAACCAAATATTaaatgctaaatacaataaattaaaTACTTTTGCTCACCTAAAAATGCAGTGGTCTTATACAAACGGTGATATGTCCTGAGTTGTTTAACACATCTAGATGTAAATGCCAGGAAATAAAAGCTGAAATTCTGAATTCTTGTAAACCCAAATGTCTTCagtgaacaacaaaaacaggaatTTGCCTTGCAGTTCCAATACTTTTGGAGGggactgtacacacacacacacacacacacacacacacacatatatgcatatgtatatacatacacatatatacatacacacatacacatatatacacatatatatacatacacacacatatatatatacatatacacacacacacacatatacacacacacacacacacacacatatatatgcatatgtatatacatacacatataaataatacatacatatatatatatatacagtaaacatacataaacaggaATTTACCTATACAGTTCCAATACTTTAGAGggactatacacacacacacacatatatatatatatatatatatatatatatatatatatatataacccaGGTTTAAGTCAGTCTGACAGATTTTCTAGGacacaaatttaaataaaatcaatttatTTAAAGACAAAACACTGAACTCAATAACAGAAACATTAATATAATTGGTATATAACCAACTGTTTAGCTGATGACTTGTGTTGATTGTTGATCAGTGTAAAGGTCAAAGGTTAAAGCTAGAAGGGATACGTCCggctgtagctgtatcccctctGAGTCCCTTCCCCGTCACAGAGAGGCCTTCAGCACTCTGAGCGCGCTCTGTGCCGACTCCACGCAGCCGTCAAAGTTGGAGTGGACGAAGGCGTCACCGGCGAGGACCAGCAGCGGGCGCTCCAGGACCGTCATTTGACCCGGACAGCCCGGCACCGCGGTGAGAACCTGCGAGGAGAGAGAAATCAAAACGCACCGCGGTGAGAACCTGGGGAACTTTCGGTCTCTAAACCGTGTGCAGCGTGTTGTTGGGAGTCTTccgtatttatatttttccattctgagtacttactttttcaatattattcaTATTGGTCACACTTAACCCAGCTAAAGTTGCATCCCTGCGGTTGCTGAAGGTTGGGTTTTGGTTGTGTTTCGGTTGTAATTGGACTGGACTGTTTTTTATAtggtgcttttctagtcttaatgactactcaaagcgctttaacatagaacaggaaccattcacacattcacacactgtggccgaggctgccgtacaaggtgccacctgctcatcagataaacattcacacacatttacactccgatgaagcagcatcgggggcaactcggtgtgcaagtgtcttgcccaaggacacttcggcatggaactgcagggccaatcttccgattggcaggcgacctctctaccacttagccacagcccctgtactatatacagtaattcctctactgtgtgacagtaagtctcgtggttatgacccaatcgttagcctattgttataaaagcgtctgctacggagccataacgtgagctacaaggtaatggagccttttatacattgtcgtgtttctttagaaataaacaacggacaaatagagtctttaaacgcttcagatgtaaagttattcgctgtcaaagtggcgtcagaatgaatgggagccaatgggatgctaacggggggAGATGGCTgggtagcatcagaatggcgccataggaggttccagTTCTGAAgcgattttttcaccctgagaccagatttttaaaaatgtttctgtGTGGACGGCCCCTTAATGTGTTGACTGAAATATTTCCCCTCGGTCGCTCGGAAACGgccgtaaaaatatcacactctctctttcttattatatattgaaGTACtatgttaatatattgttaaatttagaTAATTTTCCATAAGAAAAACTCTAtaaaaagagcctttctttgatgtaattttttatagtttttcaaGAAACGTTTTAGGAATTGGAAAAATCCaaacagtacccaaccctagtgctgtgattggttgaatttgtaTGAATTGTTGTGATCACGAAATCCTGGAAGGATTGCCTAATGGGCTCTCAAACAGAGAGAAACTCCTGCACATAATGCGCTGTTACAGGGTCTAGGGTTAGctctctgtgctaagctaacgtgTAGCGGGTTTCTCACCTGGGAGTACCTCCACTTGTGGCACTTGATGCTGATTGGCTGCGGCAGAGCAGGAAGCAGCGTGTGGAGTTCCTGTAAGATGATTGGCTGGACGTCCTGCGTGTCTCGCTCCAGGTGCTCGGCGCCGAACGAGACGCTGGTGTGGACCACGAGGGACGGACCGAGACCGCCGGCgtctggaaacacacacacacacacacacacacacacacacacacacacacacacacacacacacacacaaacaggaagtgaTATGTGTTATCACGATAACACATGGTTTTCTGGCATTTGCAcaattacagacagacaggcagagacagacaggcagacagagggagagacaggcagacagacaggcagacctGCGTTGTGTCTGATGTAGCGGATGCAGCAGTTGTCGGAGACGTAGCGAGCCGTCCAATCAGGGAACCCGAAGACGGCGTccggagagaagaagagagcagCGGCAAAACGAGACGAATACACCACCCTgtctaactgctgctgctggtggacAGACAgcactgagagacagacagggggagggagggggagagacagacagggagagggagggagagagagagacaggtagttagagggagacaggtagagggagagacagacagggggagggagggagagagagagacaggtagttagagggagacaggtagagggagagacagacagggggagggaggggagagacagacagggagagggagagagagacagacagggggagggagggggagagacaggtagttagagacagacaggtagagggagagagagacaggtaggtaggtaggtaggtagagggagagagagacaggtagcgagagacagacagggggagggagggggagagacagacagggagggagagagagagagacaggtagttaggggagacagggagggagagacaggtagcgagacagacaggggagtgagggggagagacagacagggagaggaggagggagagacagagagggagggagggggagggagagggagacagggagagggagagagagacagacagggggagggagagagagagacaggtagttagagggagacaggtagagggagagacagacaggtagagggagagagagagacaggtaggtaggtagagggagacagggagagggagagagagacaggtagcgagagacagacagggagagagacagggagagagagagagacagacagggagacagacaggaagagggtgagagaaagacaggaagagggagagagacagacaggtagagaaagacagacagggagagggagagagacgggtagagagagagagagacagacagggagagagggagggagagagagacaggtagaggaggagagagagacaggtaggtagagggagagagagagacagggagagggagcgagagacagggagagagagagacagacaggtagagggagacagacaggtagagagagagagagacagacaggaagttaCAGACAGATGCAGTTTTCTGTGAGTAAAGAGTTTTTAATCCCAGCCCTTAGTACTTTCCACAAGTACACACTGTAGAAAGGGTGTTTACCTAACTtacttcttacacacacacacacagacacacacacagacacacacaccacagacttacacacacacacacacaccacagatttacacacacacacacacacacacacacacacagagacacacacacacacacacacacacacacagagacacacacacacacacacgagacacacacacacacacacacaccacagacttacacacacacacacacaccacagacttacacacacacacacacacacacacacagacttacacacacacacacacacaccgactacacacacagagacacacacacacacacaaagagacacacacactacacacacacacacagagacacacacacacacacacacaccacagacttacacacacagagacacacacacacacacacagagacacacacaccagatacacacacacacacacacacacacacacacacacacacagagacacacacacacacacacacacacacacacaccacagacttacacacacagagacacgcacacacacagatacacacacagacgcacacagtcTAATAATAGCGTGAGTGTGTCAGAAGGGAGGAAGTGGGCGCTGTCCCCTGTCAGCCAATCAGGGGAGCTGAAGATGACATCACCATCTAGAGACACACGAGGAGGGGCCGtcttcagacacacacacacacacacacacacacacacacacacacacacacaccaacggaAGTTCTGCAGCATTTTAGATGTATATCAAAGACAATTGAATATAATTTTGTTTCATACTTtacttttttctgtctttcttaaTATAAATTAACtctgaatggatggatgaatggatggatgaatggatggatggatggatggatggatggatggatggatggatggatggatggatgaatggatggatggatggatggatgagtaGTTTGTTCTCTCATGTCAGTAGATGGTGTTTGCAGCCATAACTAATCCCACCAGATGATGATCAGCTGCTGCCACCGTGTGGTCAGACTGAGGCACTGCAGCTGGATTATACTCTTACATTAGAATCAGTAAATAtcatgaaaaatgtaattaaatatagatttaaaaaaataatataacaacataagaaataaatataaaaaataaaaatattacatataaataaaaaatgagcaCTCCACTCTTCTAAATGtcagatataataataataatataataataataataataataataataataataataataataactagaaaattccACAGGGaattttgacagtgtgcctaCTACCTGGTGCACATCTGAATAACACTGGCTAACAGTAACTCTGCTGTTTGacacggcctacagtaaagtctccatgataggaggtgtgtgtgtgagaacttgttgctatggtgatttccacagATAGGgagtagaggagggagggggagacagtgtcttccatgggtcaaacatgtccattaaataataattatacctcttaagtttgttctgtaattcaACAACCGTGGGTCCAAACGGCAAAACATTTTATCGTCACAAGAGAGATAAAAGTCTGGCAAACGCATTGAtttggtttttatgtttgtggtgtcaaatatatgggacacagagcaggtaacaaacagggaacagTCTGTGTACTTcagatattttatttcattgtttctATCAGCAGTTGGTATGAATGGAGCTAAAAGTTTACgtccggtggattccatagttacatgtctgcgaccggcaaAAGATTTCCTACATTGTGACCAACTATGGTGTATGAAGAGTGTAAACTGTACGGGAGAGAGCTATTTGTTTGGAAAGATTTCAGAGAATCGTACTGCAGCTCCCCACTCTGTCCTCCCACTCTAACTCTGAAACATTCcggccccatacacacacattggaaaatctgaaacgcTCTGAAAACTGGACGatacataaactgtgatttcatagaaaccgtgcttgatatcagaatgcccattcagcccaataaaggccaaagtcttgtcttcggtttaaacttttaattatttttctacattaaagtatggcgatacagcATGGCCCCAAAGAGTGGTTGTTTTGAGCGATGTTAAGCGATTTCCTGAAGATttcccattaaagtctatgggaCAATTTCTCGCAGATTTCGTGAAAACCGTgcggcaaatctcttagaaaagtcatagcCCACCATCCCCGATCATTACacacgttttgatgtattttgtgtgcgtgtgttggcAACGCTGCGTAACGAGTAGCGGGACAAAAATGTGacggaataataataagcaTGCTGAATAATAGTCATTacactgaataataataatgtttacaAGATGCTTTTTggagatgaataaataaaatgtaaacaggaagtggaGGTGTAGTAAAAGGAAGTGGAGATGCTCACGGGGTAAGACGTCTCCGTGCAGCTGCAGGATCTGAGGGACCGGCATTGTCACGACGACGGCGTCAAACATCTCGCTGTCTCCCGCCTTCCTCTCGACCTCCCATGATGCACCGCGGCGGAACAGGCCGGTCACATGACGCTCGAAGAACAAATCAGctcctgagagacagacaggcagacaggcagacaggcatgcagacagacaggcaggcaggcaagcagacaggcagacaggcagacaggcagacaggcagacagacaggcaggcaggcaagcagacagacagacagacagacaattaAACATAGTTTCAATTTTCAAATTGTaaacaattttcttttaatctaacaacagtttgttgtatttcatcagaacagagaacactttaatatgacttttacatatattattattattatatatcgtGCAGCCCCACCAACGAGTCACagttagcgttagcgttagcctcAGCGTTAGCCTCAGTATAGATGAGAGTGTACCTGACTCAGACAGGAAGTGTTTGACTATACTGCCCATGCCCAGTGGCGTCACGTAGTCCTGGTTACCGTCTCCGTGCTTCAGTCCTTCAACCAGAAAGTCCAGAGGCTTCAGGAGGCCTGCAGACAGCAGCTCAGAgtacacactgatacacacacaacacacacacacacacacacggacacacacaaacacactcacacacacacacacacggacacacacacacacacacacacacacacacacacacacacacactcacacacacagacacacagagactcacacacacacacacacagacacacacacacacacatagagacacacacacacacagacagatacacacaccagagacacacacacacacacacacacacacacacacacacagacacacacaatatgaaAACTGGGCTGAACTTTgggtgaaggtgtgtgtgtgtgtgtgtgtgtgtgtgtgtctgtgtgcgtgtgtgtctgagtgcgtgtgtgtgcgtggtgtgtgtgtgtgtgtgtgtgtgttacctgtggtGGGACTGAGAGTAGGAAGGTGTGGCCGTGATGTACTGAGCTCCAAGATCAGCTGAGTGAGACGAAGGGTCGGGGGGGCGAGTGGTGGACATCCTAccacctgagagacagacaggcagacagacagacagacagacagacacacacacacacacacacacacacacacacacacacacacacacacacacacacacacacacacacacacacacacacacacacacagctggctgTCATCTCATTCCAGTTTACCAACCTGACATTATCTATAAAATCAGTTATGAAGTATAGAAGTGAAGTATAATAAGTTCTGTGTACGGATCCTTTCCGAGCCGGATTTAAGAAGAGCCGTTACTGATACCGGTTCCGTCTCCAGACCTGTTCCGTAAGGTAACTCTGTGGGACTGGGACTGGGACTTTTGGGAATATTAACTTGTAAGATTTGTGAATGAAGATCTCACCTGAGCCCCTCGCTTTGTCCCACACCACTATCTGCACTCTGCTCTGCAGTTCTCTCCTCAGCAGACATGCGCACAAGCTGCCTGTCAGGCCCGCTCCGACTATCAGAACCCGGGACATTTTGGGTTGTTTAGCACGGAACCGAAGCCGGGCTAACTCTACAATATAACCCGGGTTTTAACAGCTCCAGTCCGGCATGTCCAAGAGCAGCAGAAGTTAAACACGCCCCCTGTCGAGTTATAAAAGCTGAATGCTGATGGGCCAACAAAAACTATCCCTGGGTTCAGACAAACTAACCTTTATACcacagactgtatattattagtctatGCTTTATACATGGTTaagattctcacacacacacacacacacacacacacacacacacacacacacacacacacacacacacatacctacacacacatacacagacacacatatacatacatacatacatatacacacacacacacacacacacacacacacacaacctacacacacacatacacagacacacatatacatacatacatacatacatacacacacacacacacacatatacatacatacatacacacacacatatacatgcatacacacacaaacacacatatatacacacacatacacacacacatatacatacatacatacatacacacacacacacacacacacacacacatatacatacatacacacacacacacacacacacacacatacatacatacatacacacacacacacacacacatatatatatatacatacatacacacacacacctatatacacacacatacacacacacacatacacacacagacacacacatacacacacagacatgcatacacacacttttttattaattctttATTGTACAAACATATCCATAGTTTAGACTGAGCTGGAACAAAAGATgagaatatattatattttatatattttatattttatattttatattacatattatattatattatattttatattacatattatatatattaaagtaACTATAACGAACTACGTcatcaaaaaataaaacctttttgttttttaactgaAAGATTGTTTCtccctttttaatgttttaaaataatgtattttttagtCTTTGCTGACCTCTGGCATGTTGTGTGTTAAGTTATTTTGgtttttttgtgtatatattttttatatctctgtatatttttatatattttgtaaataaGATATGTTTGACTGTTGTTCACATATTTGTAATGCATActgaatttaaatatatatatatatatatataatgcaagTTAAACGGAATAAAAGACGGTATATCCGGCTGAGATTTTCACAAtaaatgtcttttttgtttCCGAATGAAAAAAAACCCACAGAATTTTAATTTTATCTTACTTTATACATTTATACTTCTTCTCCATAATATTCAGAGGGTTATACGGTATTTTGTACTCCACTAAAATGTTTCTTGGGATTGTTTTCGGTCTCTTTTCAGAGTTTGTTTACCGACAAAAATAAGAGcgtcttccttttcttttttttggaccAATCACAGAGAGGTACGCCCTCTGACGTCATTGCCGAGCTCTTCTGGCCGTTACTGCCAACAGACAGGGAGAGTTTAAAGATCAACACAGCCGAACTGACAGGGTGAGTAACTCAAGATAGCGTCATTAATGTGTTATTAACTCTGTAATTATCGCTGTAAACGGCCCTAAACTGGTCCTACGGCTTCTGTAGCGAGGTTTAATACACGCTGTCatatatttaaacatgttttagagAGTTATTAGTGTTGTTCTGAGAGAAAAAAGCTCCGAAAACATGAAAACTAGCCTGGGAAACCGGTTTATAACAGAGAGGAACTGGAGGGAAACATGATGAAAAGGAGGCTTAAAGTCAGCCTGAATAATTAATGTTCATTTGGTCTAAAAAGGAGGTTAAAACCAGGCTGTAAACAGGCTGACTGTTTAAGGGTTACACAAGCCAGAAACCAGAAGATAAACAGTCAGAAACTGGCTGTAAACGAGACACAGAAGATGTTAAAAACAGCCAGAAACGTGTGGTTACATCAGGTTTATAACAGCAGAGAAACGGGAGGGAAACTCAGCTGGGAAACAGTCTCAATAGGTGATGTAAACGTGGTCTAAAAGAGGTTAAAACCAGGCTAAAGTTCAGGGTTATAtgaaagaaagtgacaaaaaaaattggaataacatcgtcatttttttaaacgctgaaaaaagtgaccaaaaaaatcggaaaaagtgacaaaaatttgtttaaaaaagtgactgaaaaattggaaaaaagagacaaaaaaattggaaaaagtgacccAAAAAAACTCCATCACAAACATCGTCCAGGCCAGCACTGGACTCACAAACAGtcacaagttcagatttttagcttcttttcaactttatttgtgtttttctgtcacttttttagaAGTTTTTGTCGTCGTTTTTGTGTCTTATTCCCgcagttcttcttcttgttGACTCTCTTTGttttaacttcttctttaagttGAGCTTTGACACGAAGAGAGAAACGGGAAGCAGCTCATTGGTCCTCTCGCTGACCTCTAAACCAGGCTAAAGTTCAGGGTTATATGAGGCCTGAAAACAGGAGAAAAACTCCcagaaagttgacataaatatGGCATAAAACAGGCAGAAAAATGATGTAAATATGGCATAAAACAGGCAGAAAAATTATGTAAATATGGTATAAAACAGGCTGGAAACATGATGTAGATATGGCATAAAACAGGCTGGAAACATGATGTAAATATGGCATAAAACAGGCTGGAAACATGATGTAAATATGGCATAAAACAGGCTGGAAACATGATGTAAATATGGCATAAAACAGGCTGCAAACATGATGTAAATATGGCATAAAACAGGCAGAAACATGATATAAATATGGCATAAAACAGGCTGCAAACATGATGTAAATATGGCATAAAACAGGCTGGAAACATGATATAAATATGACATAAAACAGGCAGAAACATGATGTAAATATGGTATAAAACAGGCTGGAAACATGATGTAAATATGGTATAAAACAGGCAGAAAAATGATGTAAATATGGTATAAAACAGGCTGGAAACATGATGTAAATATGGCATAAAACAGGCTGGAAACATGATGTAAATATGGCATAAAACAGGCTGCAAACATGATGTAAATATGGCATAAAACAGGCAGAAACATGATATAAATATGGCATAAAACAGGCTGCAAACATGATGTAAATATGGCATAAAACAGGCTGGAAACATGATGTAAATATGGCATAAAACAGGCTGGAAACATGATGTAAATATGGCATAAAACAGGCTGGAAACATGATGTAAATATGGCATAAAACAGGCTGCAAACATGATGTAAATATGGcataaaacagacagaaacatgatATAAATATGACATAAAACAGGCAGAAACATGATGTAAATATGGCATAAAACAGGCTGGAAACATGATGTAAATATGGCATAAAACAGGCTGCAAACATGATGTAAATATGGCATAAAACAGGCTGCAAACATGATGTAAATATGGTATAAAACAGGCAGAAACATGATATAAATATGACATAAAACAGGCAGAAACATGATGTAAATATGGTATAAAACAGGCTGGAAACATGATGTAAATATGGTATAAAACAGGCAGAAAAATGATGTAAATATGGTATAAAACAGGCTGGAAACATGATGTAAATATGGCATAAAACAGGCTGGAAACATGATGTAAATATGGCATAAAACAGGCTGCAAACATGATGTAAATATGGCATAAAACAGGCAGAAACATGATATAAATATGGCATAAAACAGGCTGCAAACATGATGTAAATATGGCATAAAACAGGCTGGAAACATGATGTAAATATGGCATAAAACAGGCTGGAAACATGATGTAAATATGGCATAAAACAGGCTGGAAACATGATGTAAATATGGCATAAAACAGGCTGCAAACATGATGTAAATATGGTATAAAACAGGCTGCAAACATGATGTAAATATGGCATAAAACAGGCTGGAAACATGATGTAAATATGGCATAAAACAGGCTGGAAACATGATGTAAATATGGCATAAAACAGGCTGGAAACATGATGTAAATATGGCATAAAACAGGCTGCAAACATGATGTAAATATGGTATAAAACAGGCAGAAAGTTGACGTAAATATGGCATAAAACAGGCTGAAACTTGATGTACATGTGACCCAAAAGCTGTGATAAACAGCCTCACATCAGCGAGGTCATCGAGTGTTTTTCAGTCAAATGATTTTCACACTTTTAATATAATCTGAATGACTTCTCAGAGAAACTAACCGCTGCTTTCAGTCAGAGTCTCCTGATCTTCATCCCGTCATCACAGCGTCAATAAGATCCATTCAGACTCATTAAAAACAGGATTATATCAGCTGTTCATCAGCTGTTCTCTCAACGACTCATCAATAAGTTAGATAAGCCCTGGTTGATTATCACTTAACGCTCCTGTTGTCCCCGTTTACAGAAACTTTCTACATCACATCTATGATGACagaacgttggaaaaagtgataaatgttggaaaaagctacaaaaacgcaggaaaatcagcaaaaacatttatttatttttacgctggaaagtgaccaaaaaattggaaaaaatagacaaaaaattGGAAagaaagtgaccaaaaaaatctgaaaaagtgactaaaaccaGGATAAAGTTCAGGGTTATATGAAagaaagtgaccaaaaaaatttgaatacaatcgacaaaaacatatttttgtatttttttaaacgctgaaaaagtgacaaaaaaaatctgaaaaagtgacaaaaaaattgacaaaaacggcaaaaaagtgacaa from Perca fluviatilis chromosome 21, GENO_Pfluv_1.0, whole genome shotgun sequence carries:
- the rnls gene encoding renalase; amino-acid sequence: MSRVLIVGAGLTGSLCACLLRRELQSRVQIVVWDKARGSGGRMSTTRPPDPSSHSADLGAQYITATPSYSQSHHSVYSELLSAGLLKPLDFLVEGLKHGDGNQDYVTPLGMGSIVKHFLSESGADLFFERHVTGLFRRGASWEVERKAGDSEMFDAVVVTMPVPQILQLHGDVLPLLSVHQQQQLDRVVYSSRFAAALFFSPDAVFGFPDWTARYVSDNCCIRYIRHNADAGGLGPSLVVHTSVSFGAEHLERDTQDVQPIILQELHTLLPALPQPISIKCHKWRYSQVLTAVPGCPGQMTVLERPLLVLAGDAFVHSNFDGCVESAQSALRVLKASL